The Gossypium hirsutum isolate 1008001.06 chromosome A13, Gossypium_hirsutum_v2.1, whole genome shotgun sequence nucleotide sequence CGTAATACCCTTGAACATTGTTTGACCTTTATTTTTGGCTGACTGTTCCAAGTGATCTCCAGTTTTCCAGCGCTCTCATGTGAATTTGCATCCGTTGACGTGAGTGATGTCTTGGGAACTGTAAGTTTCTATTGTCAGATGTCTTCCATTTGctgaatttaattgaaaaagaaaacctATACTTCTATCTAGCTGTAAATATCTTACACGGATGGTCCTTACCTTGCTTTGAAGTACTTTAATAGCTGCAAGTTTAGTAATGCACTTCAAATGCCTTTCATAGAAACTTATCTGACAATACTTTTATGCTGAAGAAACTGAAATAGACCACACCAACTTCACCTGGATATTGTGTTAATATTTGCCTGTCAATATTGTTTTCATACTTCTTTCTTCAAGTTGCCTGATTGCTTTTCCTGAAGGGCATTTACCATTATATTTGGTCCATATGACTAAATCTGTGTCTTCTGTTTTCAGAACAGGTTGAATATAACAAAAACAATCCGAAAGTTTTCTATAGATCCAGATTTAAGACCCACTGGTGCTGAGTTTCATTCCGGACCTCTTCCTCATTACATTAAGCATGGAGATGAAGTTGATGAAGAAACCAATGAAGGTTCTGTAGCATTAAATAGTGCTAGCTTTGACAAGCTTTCACATCAGTAAGTGGATTAATTCGAAGCTTCAAGCCatttaattttgtgtttattaCGTTCCCGCTGTGGACCCTTTTTGCTAAATGCCAATTTTGGTGATACCTATATTtacttgatttgatttttttttttgaaggtaTCAAATTTTAGTTGTCAATTTTTATGCTCCTTGGTGCTACTGGAGTACTCGCCTGGTAATCTACTATTAGCATGCATGATTTGTCTTGAAGATACCTGCCGAAAGCATTATTTGTTTAGATCTTCAGCTGTGTAAAGTGGTCCCCATACATAACATTATACTGATATAGTTAAATCCTCTACTTTTAGTAATCCCTTTTGTAACTTTATGTTCATTTATATTAATAGCTCCTTTTTTTAGGATAAGTGTGCATTTTAATAGCCTTCTAATATACATTATAATGTGATATTTTCTCTAGTAGGAAGTTTGTGAGGTCCCGTATCTTAAATAAATGCATATTTGTCTccatattcttaaaaaaatagcATTTAGACTGAATTAATCACGTGCTGCTAAGGAGTATGAAATCTTAGGTGGAACTGATAGTAATGATATGCTTTGAGCTGTTATGAGTTACGACTAGTATATATGCTTCTTTTTACCACTGAATGCTTGGAGTGGCTTCTTAACTTATCAGTAGCCTCACCATGTTTTTTTGGGTTTCAGAAACCGTCATGGGAGAAAGCTGCCAAGATAATAAAGCAGAGGTCTGAGAATACATCATTTCTCTTCCATGGAACAAATTTATAAATAGTTTCTTGATTTGGCAATGAATTTTGCATCCTTGCATTTTACAGATATGATCCAGAAGTAGATGGGCGTATTCTTCTGGCAAAGGTTGATTGTACTGAAGAAGTTGACTTGTGTAGGAGGTATTTCCTTATTTGATGTTCTATGACATGTAAATTAATGCTTTCTTGTTCGAGAATATCATTATATGTCATTATTTGACCACTAATGGCATTGTTGCATTCTGATCTCTTCGATGTCATTATATGTCATTATTTGACCACTAATGGCATTGTTGCATTCTGATCTCTTCGATGTTTCAAATACATATCAATATTTATCACTGCATATATTTAAACTTGGCTTTCTTGCTTCTAGTATAGAATTATTTCCCAAATATTGCATCTTTTTCATAGCTTTTCCACAAGtttattcttttctctttctcttttttttttcctttctgcTATATTAACTACTATTGTGCTCACTTGTTCTGTCTTCTTCTCGACACACAGAAATCACATTCAAGGGTACCCATCCATTCGAATTTTTCGTAAAGGCAGTGATGTGAGGTAAAAGAGAGTATTATTTTACATATCTACTCTATCCTTAATATCAATGACTTGATGTCCCTTCTCAACTTTTCCCCGTTGTTCCTCActcccccttttttttaaatgtggCTTAATACTTGACAATATTATATTTGCCAACAGCTGTTTGATCTGTTAGTAGAGTGTTGGACTTTTAGTTCTAGTTTTCAGGGGTCAAATCCTGGTAACATCaactattaataaaaatatactatCTGCCAATGTGTTAAGCTTCCACTTTTCTTTGACCCTTGTTACTTTCTTTTAGGCTATTTAGTGCTGCTGAACTTTATGATATGTGCAATACAGATTCACATTGTTCTCTGACTTGTATATATTTCAGGGAGACCCATGGACACCACGAGCATGAATCTTATTATGGAGATCGTGATACAGACACTCTGGTTAAGGTATGAATAAATTAGTTTTGAATTGGCCATTTGAGTTTATAGATCAGTTACAGAAATCTTACAAGATAAAGATGCATGAATGACCTAATGCAGTTGTCTGCTTCTTCCAGACGATGGAAGATTTGGTTGATTCTATTCCACAGGAGGACCAGAAGATAGCTTTAGAGGATAAATCTAATGTTACAAAAAGACCAGCACCATTGTCGGGAGGATGCAGAATTGAGGGCTACGTGCGTGTAAAGAAGgttataattgttattttaga carries:
- the LOC107895188 gene encoding protein disulfide-isomerase 5-3 isoform X2: MMFLFGMELNDYLTVSTTTSIVVDNSSDGDFLRIDFNISFPALSCEFASVDVSDVLGTNRLNITKTIRKFSIDPDLRPTGAEFHSGPLPHYIKHGDEVDEETNEGSVALNSASFDKLSHQYQILVVNFYAPWCYWSTRLKPSWEKAAKIIKQRYDPEVDGRILLAKVDCTEEVDLCRRNHIQGYPSIRIFRKGSDVRETHGHHEHESYYGDRDTDTLVKTMEDLVDSIPQEDQKIALEDKSNVTKRPAPLSGGCRIEGYVRVKKVPGNLIISARSGSHSFDASKMNMSHVISHLSFGKTVSPQVLNDVKRLIPYLGRSHDKLNGRSFINHRDLDANVTIEHYLQVVKTEVVTTKSSHDHRIIEEYEYTAHSSLAQSVYIPVAKFHFELSPMQVLVTEDSKSFSHFLTNVCAIIGGVFTVAGILDSIFHNTIRLMKKVEIGKNY